One window from the genome of Fastidiosipila sp. encodes:
- a CDS encoding sulfite exporter TauE/SafE family protein yields the protein MIFYLILVLFMNIIEAIAGFGSISIGVPILSLFWGAEVSVALFTATSLLMLAIMLVTQFKKINGRELLIILACIIPIMPVGYLLFAKLRYVEWALRLIIGSLVAFVSGREILRIVRKKESREMPKPAMYVSLGIGAVLQGMFSMGAPLINIYALSRMKDKGTFRATMVAVWIVTNTISTLYRIFVLHVYTTELATTIAYALPLVVIAFFIGNWLHHRIPNEKFSSFVYLIQFVAGLISIAGGISKLVA from the coding sequence ATGATATTTTACTTAATCCTTGTTCTTTTCATGAATATCATCGAAGCCATCGCGGGTTTCGGTTCAATTTCAATCGGCGTGCCGATTCTTTCACTTTTTTGGGGAGCTGAAGTCTCAGTGGCTCTCTTCACCGCGACCAGCCTCCTCATGCTGGCCATCATGCTGGTGACCCAGTTCAAGAAGATCAATGGCCGTGAGCTCCTGATCATCCTTGCCTGCATCATCCCCATCATGCCGGTCGGCTACCTGCTTTTTGCCAAACTGCGCTACGTTGAGTGGGCATTGCGGCTGATCATTGGCAGCCTGGTGGCCTTTGTCAGCGGGCGGGAGATTCTGCGGATCGTACGTAAAAAAGAATCCAGGGAAATGCCCAAACCTGCAATGTATGTATCGCTTGGAATCGGCGCTGTCTTGCAGGGCATGTTTTCCATGGGAGCGCCGCTTATCAATATCTATGCCCTGAGCCGCATGAAGGACAAGGGAACCTTCCGCGCGACCATGGTGGCGGTCTGGATCGTCACCAACACCATTTCAACCCTCTATCGGATTTTTGTTCTGCATGTCTACACGACAGAACTTGCGACAACCATCGCTTACGCCCTGCCGCTCGTGGTCATCGCCTTCTTTATCGGCAACTGGCTGCATCACAGAATACCCAATGAGAAATTCTCCAGCTTTGTTTATCTGATCCAGTTTGTGGCCGGGCTTATTTCCATTGCCGGGGGCATCAGCAAGCTGGTCGCCTGA
- a CDS encoding sulfite exporter TauE/SafE family protein — MTYFFVILFFMLILETVVGFGSTSIGIPILSLVLGTELSVNLMATTGLFLCLVIFVTQIRKMDRRQFLIIAAGILPFLPVGYALYSQIRPFEWLLRLVMGAVVTLVAGHELWRRLVKKDDSDLPRWAVYTALALGSIVEAMFSMGGPLINVYTLTRIKDKSVFRATMSAIWVMTISFSMVYRIFFLRAYSASTWTWILYALPLVIIGFLLGNKLHYKVPAEKFVTIVYSVQLISGLFSILGGVLLLAGIS; from the coding sequence ATGACCTATTTCTTTGTCATCCTTTTTTTCATGCTCATCCTCGAAACGGTTGTCGGATTCGGATCCACTTCGATCGGCATCCCCATCCTTTCACTTGTTCTCGGCACGGAATTGTCGGTCAACCTGATGGCAACCACCGGACTTTTCCTTTGTCTGGTTATCTTTGTCACACAGATCAGGAAAATGGACCGGCGCCAATTCCTGATCATCGCAGCCGGTATCCTTCCTTTCCTGCCCGTCGGCTATGCCCTCTACAGCCAAATCAGGCCCTTTGAATGGCTGCTCCGCCTGGTCATGGGCGCGGTGGTGACCCTGGTGGCCGGACACGAATTGTGGCGGCGGCTGGTAAAAAAAGACGACTCCGACCTGCCACGCTGGGCGGTTTATACAGCGCTTGCCCTGGGATCGATTGTGGAGGCCATGTTCTCCATGGGAGGTCCCCTGATCAATGTCTACACACTGACCCGGATCAAGGACAAGAGTGTCTTCCGAGCGACCATGTCCGCCATCTGGGTGATGACCATCAGTTTTTCCATGGTTTACCGGATCTTCTTCCTCCGCGCCTATTCTGCATCAACCTGGACCTGGATTTTGTACGCACTCCCCCTGGTTATCATTGGTTTTCTTCTCGGCAACAAGCTGCATTACAAGGTGCCCGCCGAGAAGTTCGTCACCATCGTATACAGCGTACAACTGATCAGCGGTTTATTCTCCATTCTGGGAGGAGTTCTGCTGCTCGCTGGAATTTCCTGA
- a CDS encoding sulfite exporter TauE/SafE family protein — protein MVYFFIVLFLMHILESITGFGSTSIGIPILSLALGTEASVALLSAAGLILCLVVAATQYKKVQLRELLIILAAVIPIMPIGYLLFAKLRLMEWALRLIMGLVVTFVASREIWRRMIRKDAGDPPQWLVYSAFGVGAVVQGMFSMGGALINVYVLTRIRDKSMFRATMVMVWLITNTISLMFRMFVLHSYTRQIWTNVLYSIPLVFIAFFIGNKLHHRIPNEKFANFVYIVQLISGLLSIAGGINLLM, from the coding sequence GTGGTTTATTTTTTTATTGTCCTTTTTTTAATGCATATCCTCGAATCCATCACGGGTTTCGGATCGACATCCATCGGCATCCCCATCCTGTCCCTGGCTCTCGGCACGGAGGCATCAGTCGCGCTCCTTTCCGCAGCCGGCTTGATCTTATGCCTGGTTGTCGCTGCCACCCAGTACAAAAAAGTGCAGCTGCGGGAGCTTCTTATCATTCTTGCCGCCGTCATCCCCATCATGCCGATCGGCTATCTCCTCTTCGCCAAGCTTCGCCTCATGGAATGGGCCCTCCGCCTCATCATGGGCCTGGTTGTCACCTTTGTTGCCTCCCGCGAAATCTGGCGGCGCATGATACGAAAAGATGCCGGAGATCCGCCCCAATGGCTGGTTTATTCCGCTTTTGGTGTCGGCGCCGTAGTTCAGGGCATGTTCTCCATGGGAGGCGCGCTGATCAATGTCTATGTCCTGACCCGGATCAGGGACAAGAGCATGTTCCGCGCGACGATGGTCATGGTCTGGCTGATCACCAATACCATCTCACTCATGTTTCGGATGTTCGTGCTCCACTCCTATACGCGTCAAATCTGGACCAACGTACTCTACTCGATCCCCCTCGTATTCATCGCCTTTTTTATCGGCAACAAGCTGCACCATAGGATCCCCAATGAGAAATTTGCCAATTTTGTCTACATCGTTCAGCTTATCAGCGGTCTTTTGTCGATCGCCGGCGGCATCAACCTGCTTATGTAA
- the amrS gene encoding AmmeMemoRadiSam system radical SAM enzyme yields the protein MKNEPDDSVICRVCWRHCRIREGGLGYCRARTVKDGVVIPANYGQLTSLALDPIEKKPLYYFHPGTYILSAGSYGCNMACPFCQNYEIAREAAAARRTVRVSPEELVEKALAYRDRGNIGIAFTYNEPLVGYEYVRDTSMLAREEGLETVVVTNGQIEEEPLQELLPFITAWNIDLKAFTDEGYRKLGGRLDVTLRTIRRVSEVSHLEVTTLVVPGLSNDEEEMRREAAFLASIDPRIPLHLSRYFPCYQYDAPATSKETLYRLRDVAKESLERVNLGNIH from the coding sequence ATGAAGAATGAACCTGACGATTCTGTCATTTGCAGGGTCTGTTGGCGCCATTGCCGCATCCGGGAAGGCGGACTTGGTTATTGCCGGGCGCGGACCGTTAAGGATGGTGTGGTCATTCCCGCGAATTACGGTCAGTTGACCAGCCTGGCCCTTGACCCCATTGAGAAGAAGCCGCTCTACTATTTTCACCCGGGCACTTACATTCTTTCTGCCGGCAGCTACGGCTGCAATATGGCCTGTCCTTTTTGCCAGAATTATGAGATTGCCCGTGAGGCCGCGGCTGCACGGCGTACGGTGAGGGTCAGTCCGGAGGAACTGGTTGAAAAAGCGCTGGCTTACAGGGATCGCGGCAACATTGGCATTGCCTTTACCTACAACGAACCTCTTGTCGGATACGAGTATGTTCGTGACACATCCATGCTTGCCAGGGAAGAGGGCCTTGAAACGGTCGTCGTCACCAACGGACAGATTGAGGAAGAGCCACTTCAGGAATTGCTTCCGTTCATTACAGCATGGAATATCGATCTGAAAGCTTTTACCGATGAAGGCTACCGGAAACTTGGCGGCCGCCTGGACGTTACGCTTCGGACCATCAGGCGGGTGTCGGAGGTGTCGCACCTTGAAGTAACCACTCTTGTCGTGCCTGGATTATCGAACGATGAGGAAGAGATGAGGAGAGAAGCAGCTTTTTTGGCTTCAATCGATCCCCGGATCCCGCTTCATCTGTCGCGCTACTTTCCCTGCTACCAGTATGATGCACCCGCAACATCGAAGGAAACGCTGTACAGGCTCCGTGACGTCGCCAAAGAATCACTGGAGCGGGTCAACCTCGGCAATATCCATTAA
- a CDS encoding ABC transporter ATP-binding protein, translating to MASETEIQTEEKAQILTADRLSKHFGPVKALDRVSCSIEGSSIFGLIGSNGAGKSTFLRLAAGVYKPTAGRMLYRGQIVYENARAKQEIQFVSDQPFFHFDTLYKMSKFNRSLYLGWDQALYEELLAIFPLGENDRLDRMSRGMQRQAAVLLAIACNPSLLLLDEAFDGLDPVMRQNLKRILARQVADRHLTVLIASQNLRELEDFCDHVGLLHQGGLLFVEELDKLRLSIVKIQAAFPQPVTESHLRERGLDILQFRTRGSLIEILARSSEEEIHRVLEELHPLLLDVLPLSLEEVFIYELSLKSYAVSDLLA from the coding sequence ATGGCATCGGAAACTGAAATCCAAACAGAGGAAAAAGCACAGATTCTGACCGCGGACAGGCTCAGCAAGCACTTCGGACCGGTTAAGGCACTGGACCGGGTATCCTGCTCGATCGAGGGATCGTCCATTTTCGGTCTGATCGGCTCCAATGGAGCGGGGAAGTCAACTTTTCTCAGGTTGGCAGCCGGTGTCTACAAGCCGACGGCCGGACGGATGCTCTACCGTGGACAGATTGTCTATGAAAACGCGCGGGCCAAACAGGAAATCCAGTTTGTTTCCGATCAGCCTTTCTTTCATTTTGACACCCTGTACAAGATGTCAAAATTCAACCGCTCGCTTTACCTGGGTTGGGACCAGGCACTTTATGAGGAATTGCTTGCCATCTTTCCCCTGGGGGAAAATGACCGGCTGGATCGCATGTCGCGCGGAATGCAGCGCCAGGCAGCCGTCCTGCTGGCAATCGCCTGTAATCCCAGTCTGCTTCTGCTGGACGAAGCCTTTGACGGGCTGGATCCCGTCATGCGGCAAAACCTGAAGCGCATCCTCGCCCGCCAGGTGGCAGACCGCCATTTGACGGTCTTGATTGCATCGCAGAACCTGCGTGAACTGGAGGATTTCTGTGACCATGTCGGCCTTTTACACCAGGGAGGGCTTCTTTTTGTTGAAGAGCTGGACAAATTGCGCCTGAGCATCGTGAAGATTCAGGCTGCCTTTCCGCAGCCAGTGACTGAAAGCCATTTACGGGAACGGGGGCTCGACATCCTGCAATTCCGTACCAGGGGATCGCTGATCGAGATCCTGGCGCGAAGCTCCGAAGAAGAGATCCACCGAGTGCTTGAGGAGCTGCATCCCTTATTGCTCGATGTCTTGCCGCTTTCCCTGGAGGAGGTCTTCATTTACGAACTCAGCCTCAAATCGTACGCAGTCAGCGATCTTCTGGCTTAA
- a CDS encoding GntR family transcriptional regulator has protein sequence MVYPEINLQSGVPIYLQLKASFRRMAALGLIKAHDQLPSVRQLASELGINPNTVQKAYGEMEQENLIYAVPGKGNYLSDIPENKELEKEEIRRIFRSATHLAWLAGISSEELHRLLDGTIEEELKAKGKKGELDHGIGN, from the coding sequence ATGGTCTATCCGGAGATCAACTTGCAAAGCGGTGTGCCGATCTATCTTCAGCTAAAGGCTTCCTTCCGCCGGATGGCCGCGCTCGGCCTGATCAAGGCGCACGACCAGCTTCCCTCGGTGAGACAGCTGGCGTCAGAGCTAGGCATCAACCCCAACACGGTTCAAAAAGCCTACGGAGAGATGGAACAGGAAAACCTGATTTATGCTGTTCCGGGCAAAGGCAATTATCTATCCGACATTCCCGAAAATAAAGAGCTGGAAAAAGAAGAAATCCGCCGCATCTTTCGCTCAGCCACCCATCTGGCCTGGCTGGCCGGGATTTCATCGGAGGAGCTGCACCGGCTTCTGGATGGCACCATTGAAGAGGAACTCAAAGCTAAGGGCAAGAAAGGCGAATTAGATCATGGCATCGGAAACTGA
- a CDS encoding NADH:flavin oxidoreductase/NADH oxidase — protein MKLLETFQVKNLTLKNRIVMPPMCTYAADSKGLANDRHLIHYASRAAGGTALIIVEATGVRPDGRITDRCLGIWDDSQVEGLRRIVNACHAEGAMAAIQLNHAGRKCTACPDQGDYTLAPSAIAFDSTYRLPREMNQEDMDQVKEAFCDGARRAHAAGFDAIEIHAAHGFLLSSFFSPVTNRRKDHYGGSLENRARYLLEVLEAVRVSWPGEKAILFRLSATDYLPGGTSVDDTIWLVNQASSLIDIAHISSGGIASLPIDVFPGYQLPLAEAVKKNCGLPVIAVGGIRQADMAEEILGNGRADLVALGKELLRNPFWVAQTAWERGHDICWPELSRTAFEE, from the coding sequence ATGAAATTACTGGAAACTTTCCAAGTGAAAAACCTGACATTAAAGAACCGGATCGTCATGCCGCCCATGTGTACTTACGCCGCAGATTCAAAGGGTTTGGCCAATGACCGCCACCTGATCCACTACGCTTCGCGGGCGGCCGGCGGCACCGCCTTGATCATTGTTGAGGCGACTGGTGTACGCCCCGACGGGCGGATCACCGACCGTTGCCTGGGCATCTGGGATGATTCCCAGGTGGAAGGTCTGCGAAGAATCGTCAACGCCTGCCATGCCGAGGGCGCCATGGCAGCCATTCAGTTGAACCATGCCGGCCGAAAGTGCACAGCCTGTCCGGATCAAGGGGATTACACCCTTGCGCCCAGTGCCATTGCCTTTGACTCAACCTACCGGCTGCCCCGAGAGATGAATCAGGAGGACATGGATCAGGTTAAGGAGGCCTTTTGTGACGGCGCCCGGAGGGCTCATGCTGCCGGTTTTGACGCCATCGAGATTCACGCAGCCCACGGTTTTCTCTTAAGCAGCTTCTTTTCTCCAGTGACCAACAGGCGTAAGGATCACTACGGCGGGAGCCTGGAGAACAGAGCCCGTTACCTGCTGGAAGTTCTGGAAGCGGTGCGTGTCTCCTGGCCCGGGGAAAAAGCCATTTTATTCCGGCTTTCGGCCACGGACTACCTGCCCGGCGGGACCAGTGTGGATGACACCATCTGGCTGGTTAACCAGGCGAGTTCCTTGATCGATATCGCCCATATAAGCTCGGGCGGGATCGCGTCCCTACCCATTGATGTCTTTCCCGGCTATCAGCTTCCTTTGGCTGAGGCGGTGAAAAAAAACTGCGGGCTCCCTGTCATTGCGGTGGGCGGAATCAGGCAGGCGGACATGGCGGAGGAAATTTTGGGCAACGGCCGGGCAGACCTGGTTGCCTTGGGAAAAGAGCTGCTGCGCAATCCCTTCTGGGTGGCCCAGACCGCCTGGGAAAGGGGCCATGACATTTGCTGGCCGGAGCTGAGCCGGACGGCCTTTGAAGAATGA
- a CDS encoding NADP transhydrogenase subunit beta, producing MILSAILSKISFLPALLVAEQASTAENIVYYVAAGILTVAVLVGISMMSRVETSVAGNAMGAVSMLLAIVLTLWYFGIFSFIELWAAMLVGLLIGILIAVKVKMIQMPQMVGLLNGFGGGASMLAGILTLIAAKPGETVFSLATAGLAIFVGSLTLTGSLVAAGKLHHLLPQRPIVLKKHPVWTALTLILSLVTVILLVFPAILAAPVLKAVLIILCALLSGAFGVIFAIRVGGADMPITISLLNSLSGVAGSIAGMAIADPLLVAVGGVVGASGLLLTQIMCRAMNRKLFDILLGKTSAAGKPAGRPKVPDPAGKETKGLPAAAMSPGESCGCWLRDAERVIIVPGYGMALSQAQSTVKQLMTELEAAGKEVKFAIHPVAGRMPGHMNVLLAEVDIPYDKLYEMQDINDEFKDTDVAIVIGANDVINPAANTAEGTPIYGMPILDVEDAKKVIMCNFDKLPGYAGVDNPLYDEGREDHIALMLGDAKETLDAIMKSYREGGLEREEEDPDKGILTPELQCGFWLREAEKIIIVPGYGMALSQAQSTVKQLMTELEQEGKQVEFAIHPVAGRMPGHMNVLLAEVDIPYDKLREMDEINPAFKETDVALIIGANDVVNPAANTAEGTPIYGMPILDVEDARHVIICNFDKLPGYAGVDNPLYDEGREDHVALMLGDAKDTLNAIIQAFRVCQVPKAPAGEESAPEELGGKWLNEARSVIIVPGYGMALSQAQSLVKQLMTELEQEGKEVKFAIHPVAGRMPGHMNVLLAEVDVPYDKLHEMQDVNEEFAKTDVALIIGANDVVNPAANTAEGTPIYGMPILNVEEAKHIIICNFDKLPGYAGVDNPLYDESYRSGIALLLGDAKETLNALIRAYRKC from the coding sequence ATGATTCTTTCTGCGATTCTTTCCAAGATCTCTTTCCTGCCCGCTCTCCTGGTGGCCGAACAGGCTTCAACGGCTGAGAATATTGTCTACTACGTGGCTGCGGGAATTCTGACCGTCGCCGTCCTGGTCGGCATCTCCATGATGAGCCGGGTTGAAACCTCTGTGGCGGGCAATGCCATGGGAGCCGTCAGCATGCTGCTGGCCATTGTGCTGACACTCTGGTATTTCGGCATATTCAGTTTCATTGAACTTTGGGCAGCTATGCTGGTCGGGCTCCTGATCGGCATCCTGATCGCCGTCAAGGTCAAGATGATCCAGATGCCACAGATGGTCGGCCTGCTGAATGGCTTCGGGGGCGGTGCCTCCATGCTGGCCGGCATCCTGACCCTGATCGCGGCCAAGCCAGGCGAAACGGTTTTTTCGCTGGCAACCGCCGGGCTTGCCATCTTTGTCGGATCACTGACTTTAACGGGCAGCCTGGTGGCAGCGGGCAAACTCCATCATCTTCTCCCACAGCGCCCCATTGTCCTGAAAAAGCACCCTGTCTGGACGGCCCTGACTCTGATCTTGTCGCTTGTCACTGTGATCCTGCTGGTCTTTCCCGCTATCCTGGCAGCGCCTGTCCTGAAAGCAGTCCTGATCATCCTTTGCGCCCTGTTATCCGGCGCCTTTGGTGTCATCTTCGCCATCCGGGTCGGCGGCGCTGATATGCCCATCACCATCTCCCTGCTCAATTCTTTGTCCGGTGTAGCCGGATCCATCGCCGGCATGGCCATCGCCGATCCTCTTCTGGTGGCTGTCGGGGGTGTCGTCGGTGCCTCCGGCCTCCTTCTGACTCAGATCATGTGCCGGGCCATGAACCGCAAGCTCTTTGACATTCTGCTCGGCAAGACATCGGCGGCCGGAAAACCGGCAGGACGGCCGAAAGTACCTGATCCAGCGGGGAAGGAAACCAAAGGTCTTCCCGCGGCTGCCATGTCGCCCGGGGAATCCTGCGGATGCTGGCTCCGCGATGCCGAGCGCGTTATCATCGTGCCAGGCTATGGCATGGCTCTGTCCCAAGCTCAATCGACCGTCAAGCAGCTGATGACCGAGCTGGAAGCAGCAGGCAAGGAGGTCAAATTCGCCATTCATCCCGTGGCGGGCAGGATGCCCGGCCATATGAATGTCCTACTGGCTGAAGTTGACATTCCCTACGACAAGCTCTATGAGATGCAGGATATTAACGATGAGTTCAAGGACACGGATGTCGCCATCGTCATCGGCGCCAATGATGTGATCAACCCGGCTGCCAACACAGCAGAGGGAACACCTATTTACGGCATGCCCATCCTGGATGTCGAAGACGCCAAAAAAGTCATCATGTGCAATTTCGACAAGCTCCCCGGCTATGCGGGTGTCGACAATCCACTCTATGATGAGGGTCGCGAAGATCACATCGCCCTCATGCTGGGAGATGCCAAGGAAACGCTTGACGCCATCATGAAATCCTACCGCGAAGGGGGATTGGAACGAGAGGAAGAAGATCCCGATAAGGGTATCTTGACTCCTGAACTCCAGTGCGGTTTCTGGCTCCGGGAAGCGGAGAAGATCATCATTGTGCCGGGTTACGGCATGGCCCTCTCCCAGGCACAGTCAACCGTCAAGCAGTTGATGACTGAGCTGGAGCAGGAAGGCAAGCAGGTTGAATTTGCCATCCACCCGGTCGCCGGCAGGATGCCGGGGCACATGAACGTTCTCCTGGCCGAGGTCGATATTCCCTATGACAAGCTCCGGGAAATGGACGAGATCAACCCCGCTTTCAAAGAAACAGACGTGGCGCTCATTATCGGCGCCAATGATGTGGTCAACCCGGCTGCCAACACGGCAGAGGGAACACCCATTTACGGCATGCCCATCCTGGATGTCGAAGACGCCAGGCACGTCATTATTTGCAACTTCGACAAACTTCCGGGCTATGCCGGCGTCGACAACCCGCTCTATGATGAAGGACGCGAGGATCACGTCGCTCTCATGCTGGGTGACGCCAAAGACACCCTGAATGCCATCATCCAGGCCTTCCGGGTCTGCCAGGTACCGAAGGCACCGGCCGGGGAGGAATCCGCGCCGGAGGAGCTGGGCGGCAAATGGCTGAATGAGGCCCGGAGCGTCATTATCGTACCCGGTTACGGCATGGCCCTCTCCCAGGCGCAGTCACTCGTCAAACAACTGATGACTGAACTGGAACAGGAAGGCAAAGAGGTAAAATTCGCTATTCACCCCGTGGCGGGCAGGATGCCGGGCCACATGAACGTCCTCCTGGCAGAAGTCGATGTCCCCTACGACAAACTCCATGAAATGCAGGACGTCAACGAAGAATTTGCCAAAACCGATGTCGCTCTGATCATCGGAGCCAACGATGTGGTCAATCCGGCAGCCAATACGGCGGAGGGAACGCCCATCTACGGTATGCCCATCCTCAACGTCGAGGAGGCCAAACACATCATTATCTGCAACTTTGATAAACTGCCCGGCTATGCGGGTGTCGACAATCCTCTCTACGACGAGTCATACCGTTCCGGTATTGCGCTCCTGCTGGGAGATGCCAAGGAAACATTGAACGCCCTGATCCGGGCCTACCGCAAGTGTTGA
- a CDS encoding NAD(P) transhydrogenase subunit alpha — MTTTQGILIAVFIMATLIGYKIINRVPSLLHTPLMSGMNAFSGVTVLGCLAATAAAAHWGSKIMGFIAIVLATINVVGGFGVTDRMLRMFHGSKEEAEK; from the coding sequence ATGACAACAACACAGGGCATCCTGATCGCCGTATTCATCATGGCTACCCTGATCGGCTACAAGATTATCAACCGCGTTCCCAGCTTGCTTCATACACCGCTGATGTCTGGTATGAACGCTTTCTCCGGTGTCACGGTTCTGGGGTGTCTGGCTGCGACAGCTGCGGCTGCCCACTGGGGCAGCAAGATCATGGGTTTTATCGCCATTGTCCTTGCCACCATCAATGTGGTTGGCGGTTTCGGAGTGACCGACCGCATGCTCCGCATGTTCCACGGGAGCAAGGAGGAGGCTGAAAAATGA
- a CDS encoding NAD(P) transhydrogenase subunit alpha, with translation MIIGVPKEIMPGERRVAASPETVAKMVGDGLTVLVEKNAGEGAFYHDPDYVAAGAQVIDDVCRIFEQADVILKVKEPLFNKEKGKHEVDMMHEGQTLITFIHPAAPANHEMVKHMASRGVTSITLDGIPRITRAQAMDALTSMSTCAGYKGILIAANELPHFVPQIFTAVGMIKPINALVIGAGVGGLQAIATAKRLGAIVYAGDIRPDAAEQAQSLGAKVIDLGVPAEEAIGEGGYALALSEERLQEERRILTEHIKDMDIVFLSALVPGKMAPTLITEEMVKIMKPGSVIVDISIDQGGNCEITPPGTIEVKHSVTLVGIKNLPGLLPTSSTWMFSQNVYNLLSYLIKDGRIHLDMDDDIVKSALTTHGGKVVHQGTLEAFAALGH, from the coding sequence ATGATTATCGGTGTCCCAAAGGAAATTATGCCTGGGGAGCGTCGCGTCGCCGCGTCGCCTGAAACAGTCGCCAAAATGGTCGGTGACGGTTTGACCGTCCTGGTCGAAAAAAATGCCGGAGAGGGAGCCTTCTACCACGATCCGGACTACGTGGCCGCGGGAGCGCAAGTGATTGATGACGTCTGCAGGATTTTTGAACAGGCAGACGTCATTCTCAAGGTTAAGGAACCCCTTTTCAACAAAGAAAAAGGAAAACATGAAGTGGACATGATGCATGAGGGACAGACCCTCATTACCTTCATCCACCCGGCCGCCCCCGCCAACCACGAGATGGTCAAGCATATGGCTTCCAGGGGAGTGACCAGTATCACCCTGGACGGGATCCCGCGCATCACGCGTGCCCAGGCCATGGACGCACTCACCTCCATGAGCACCTGCGCCGGCTACAAGGGCATCCTGATCGCTGCCAATGAACTGCCGCATTTTGTACCTCAGATCTTTACCGCAGTTGGCATGATCAAACCCATCAATGCCCTGGTCATTGGCGCCGGGGTCGGGGGACTCCAGGCCATTGCGACTGCCAAACGCCTCGGGGCCATCGTCTACGCCGGAGACATCAGGCCGGACGCGGCTGAACAGGCCCAGTCGCTGGGGGCCAAAGTGATCGATTTGGGCGTCCCGGCTGAAGAAGCCATCGGGGAAGGCGGTTACGCTCTGGCCCTGTCCGAGGAGCGCCTGCAAGAGGAGCGCCGCATTCTGACAGAGCACATCAAGGACATGGATATCGTCTTCCTGTCAGCCCTGGTACCGGGCAAAATGGCTCCCACCCTGATCACGGAGGAAATGGTAAAAATCATGAAGCCGGGTTCAGTCATCGTTGACATCTCCATCGACCAGGGCGGCAACTGCGAGATCACGCCGCCGGGAACCATCGAAGTCAAACACAGTGTGACTCTGGTCGGTATTAAAAACCTGCCGGGCCTCTTGCCTACGAGTTCCACCTGGATGTTCTCGCAAAATGTCTACAATCTGCTTTCCTACCTGATCAAGGACGGCAGGATCCATCTGGATATGGATGATGACATCGTTAAAAGCGCCTTGACCACGCACGGGGGCAAGGTTGTCCATCAAGGGACACTGGAGGCATTCGCCGCACTTGGTCATTAA